The Acipenser ruthenus chromosome 11, fAciRut3.2 maternal haplotype, whole genome shotgun sequence region TCAGTCAAAGAAATCATGTCACATTACTCAGCCACCTCTTTGGGCTGTCAGCAGAAAGTTAATGAAAGCCTCATGCCCAGTTGCACAGAGACACTAAAGCCTTTAGACAAGCCATTTACTTTGGTTTTGCTCTAATATACACAGTCTACACTCTTGTCACGAAGCCAAGGAATTTATTACAGTCGGCTCCGTAGTAATATTCATCAATGTAAGGAGAGCATTTAGAAAAAAGCAGAAAAGTGAATTATTTTGGCGTTGTCCTTCTAAAGGCAACCAGAACACAATTTCAATACACAGCTCTCTTCTTGAAGACGCCAGCTTTATGGTCTTGAAATCTGGACACATTTCAGcggattatttttttaatacacctTTTGAAGTTAACAACACAGAATAGCACTTTCCTTTAACACATTCTAACTTTTATCAATATAGTGGATTATGGAGAATAACATGGGTTTTAAACACTCACAAATGAGAAACAAGGTATGAGCTCTCACTCTGAAATCAACCCCCAACTGACTTGACATTCTATATCATAAAACAGCAAGATCTGTACCCCAGTCACCCAGCAATTTGGAGTAATTTAAACTGCTTACCACTTCTACTCCACTGACAATACCACCTAATGATTGCGCTCCACAAGTGTTGCAATACATCACATTCCCATTACCTGAAAAGAATTGGATCACACCTAGAACAGCAGAACTGAGACTGCCACCTCTCCCTAAAGGATAAAATAACTGGTTTTGCAGCAAGTCATTTTCTTACCTCGGTCCCTTGCTGTTGAAAGCACTTTCTACagatttttaatttagttttaaaacttttaaaacttcTATACGAAACTAAATCAGGTAGACCACTATTTCGGTTAATGCCCTCGTACTATACACTCATACTAATATTTCTGCAGTCCAGTAAAAACAACATTAATTTGCTTACCACCGCAGGTGGGATCTATTTCAGATAAACCTACCCTGGCTCAGTCAACTAAAACAGCAACGGTCCCTGCAGATGGGAAGGATCGGACCGTTTCATCAATACTGCGGCACATCTGGGGGGGCGTTCTTCTGTTCTACTGTCAATGGTGTCACAATCAATACCAGAgtgaaagggaaaataaaatgatGGCTGGGTTTTgtgctttgttatttttaaacagtagCTGCTTCTTCGTCCCTATACACCAGCAAACACGACTTTACCAATgccatcaagaaaaaaaaagaaacaaaatgtaaaaaatgaatacaCTGTAAAATCGACAAGGGCTTGATAAACCTGTGGGCTCCACACAACTCATGAGGTGTTGATTAAGAGAATGTCTGACAAGCATGGGCAGTGACAGCGTACTTGTGTGGTTCAACCTTTGGGTGAAAATAGACTCTACATAGACATTTGGAAAAGGCCAGATTCATTTCCATTAATTGTTCTGCTGCCTTCTTCTGGAGGAGGAGTTTGTAtgtcatttgaagtgttttgtaGTACAACTAATGTCCCAGCACAGTGCAAGAGAGGCAGCGGGCAAGAACTCTTTCAGTCATTGCCATGCATTTGTTTAGTCCCTGTCCCTGTGCACACCCACAGTATGAGAGTTGAAAGAATGGAAACCCAGGCTGTGCACCCATCGCAGCTCAGCATCTCAGGGCTGTGTCGTTTGTTCATCCCCACTCTGTGACAGGTACGTCCTTCCACCCCCCGGGAGGGGGAGGGAGCAAGGAGGCCGGGAGATCTGGGAATGACATGAACTGTGCCGGAAGCTCGCTTCCAAATGAACTTTCCGCTCCTTCCACTTGAAGAATGCTGTCAAGAGAGGGAGGCATCGTTTGTAATTCATAACAGTTCCTGCCCAGGATAAAACATATCATGTATTTACAACAGGGAAGGCATTTAAGAGTGCGAATCAGCAGATCGAGGCTTTATATTGCAGTGTGTCACAATCAAGCACAGGCACACCAGCCCTATTTGACGAGGATTACTCACAAAGAGGGATTGCGACTCAAGAACTGTTATTAACATTTCATAAAGCACAAGGCAGTAAATAAAAGACCCGTTTCACAGAAATGACTTTCCCTTTTTCAATCtcttgggaaaaaaaacaagttgATATATCTACCCTGTGGCGCTGAGAATGGATACAGCAGTATTGCCCTAATATATTTTTGCACAGTCAGGTAATTGACGTGCGTGTATCAGTGAAGCATGGGGAGgtttactgctgtaaactcatATTCGCAAACTGCTAAAAGCAACGTAGGCGGGAATGGATTACTAAAACAGCAGCTCTCATACAGTTTGAGTGCACAAAAGAAAAATGGACACGCTTTCACAGAGATATATGGAGATGCATCCGATTTAAGTACAGTGAGTTTAGACTAACACCAGTGATTTATGAAATACCTTCAATGCAATTTAATCTCCCTCCTTCATTTAATAAAACTACAGGCCTTTCATAAGATGCTCTCTCTGTGCTCAGTATTCTTTACCTGCTGCTGTCTGTGGCTTcactcctcttctctctcctggCCAGCCAGTCCTCAATGCTCCTTTCAGTGGATTTCCTGGCCTCACTGGGATCCTCTCTGGCTCTTCGTTCCTCTGTTTAACACAAAGAGACACTCTGTCTTCATTCCAAGGGAATCACTTAGGCTGCACAGGGGTTCCATATGTGTCAGCGGGAGACTAACTAGGGCAAAGAGCATCATTCAAATGCCAACTTGAATCATATTTACTGACATCTCTGTAATGTGAACATCAATAGCAGGCACGCTCCCTGCCTTGTAATACACTGTGCTTTGATACTAAGTGACCTGTCACTTATTGGGCTTGACAACTTCAGCTGTATTGATATGTTTTACCTCCTGTATCAGTTTACTCTCCGCTGAGTATTAGCCTTCAATAAAAACAGATATatatagttttagttttttttttttttaattattcatgtcTGTGACACTTTGTTCATATGTGGGGCATCCAGCACTGTCTAACCATTTCACTGACATCTAATTTCAGGCTGATACATTAACTCACAAACACTCTCAGTAACCTTACTGGCATACATTATAAACTTGTGGTTTAGGGGCAAATAGGCTGTACAATGAACAGCAATATCAATACCTGGTATTGTTCTTCAGTAACAAATTGCGTAAGGCAGCACTGGGCCCAGGCAGGGTCTAATTGTTTGAAATaaattttgaatttttttgtattaaaacaatcACCATAACGTACCTAAAGCAACTTGCACCCCAGTCAAAAATACTGATACAAAATGAATTTCCTGATTGCACTTTCATCTGTTCAATCCAGGACCTCTCTCAAACAGAAACTGGCAGCAGTTCTGAACTGTGGGGGTGTTCTCATGATGTAAAACACGAGCATACACTGTGTTCCCTTAGGAGATAGGAATGTAGGTCACCACTCTCCCCAGTTCTGAGGAGTTAAGTTACTGATGAACACTTCCTTGGTACTTTCAACCCCCTTCCTTTTCCTCTCCAAGCGTGAGCAGCCAAACTGGGATTCAGCAAATAGAAGCAGCTACAATTCTGAAAACTGTCTGCTCGATGTCACTTTTTCCCCCCCAAAGTCCTGTGGAAATGTGTGCACAGCGCACTAGCTACCCCTAGTGTGAGAAAAAGCTCACTTACCTTCTACCTGTTCTTGTAATCTTTCCATATCTTCCTCTGTCAGGTGAGAGAATCTGCAGTTCATACCGAATACACACTGACCTTAAAATGGACAGAAACAAGACAACAGACCCAATTACACCTTGTTGATCCATTAAGTTATCAAACCTCCTTGTGTTGGAATTACATTGTATCGTTTACTGGCAATGGGGGACAATGATGCATTCTCACCTGTCTGCAGAAACTTCCTGCATGGTTTTTTAGCTTGTTCATCAGCTAAGATGAGTGCTGCatctataacaaaataaatacatatatgtaaAATACTACACACGGCCCAGAGCTCCAACGGTAAAATGTAACAATCTCATTTTAAACCTGATTTTGTTATCACCAAAGTTGCAGTTAAACCACAATGCATGACATTGTTGATACCTAGTTGAAAATCCAAAAAAATAAgtgataaaaaacacacacactaatgttCCTACTCAGAATCAAACCAGCATATATTGCAGTAATACTAAATCATGGAGCTAAGATGACACCTAAGTTTTTGTTTCAacctgttactatatatatatatatatatatatatatatatatatatatatatatatatatatatatatatatacacatatataatatcTAACATTTCTATTGTATTTGCACTTGAAAGCCACAGAGCTTTTAAACTAAATGCCTATGCTCTGGCTGAAGCAAGAACTTGGACTGCAAGCGTGGAGAGAGTCTACCTCTGAAGAGGTCGAACCAAGCCTTTTTGGCTCTGTGATGCTGGACTCCGTTCAGGTGCTTCTTGCGGTTATGCATGTTGTCCTGGAAGGACCGATCGCAGTAGTCGCACAAGTATCTCTTTCCCATGGCTGTGGTGAGAGTCTGCCGCCGGAGTCGGTGCTTTCCTGGCTGTGTGAGTGCGAGTTTGTAACAACACTTGTCAGGACACACACATCACAACAGATGCTCCATATGTACACGTTCACGTTAAATCATAACATCTCATTTATCATATGTCTATCATCATATATTATATTAGGATCtgtagtgttgttgttttttcatctGTAGACCATGTTTTCTAATGTATATTACATTATCACAACGTAAATTAAATGAACCCACAGTTCAGTTATCCTGCATACATTGCTTATTTCCTGTAATGGTCTTAATGttattctgggagttgtagtttacTATTTCGGCTCACACAACAAAAGATCACATCTCCCAGTAGTCTACGCGGTATTAAGACTACAAACCCACAGTGCACTGGCAAATACGTCATTTTTCCCCCACATTCGTTTCCGGTCCTCGTTCTGTGAACAAGGCAGCAACCAACATGGCGTTTGGTAGGCAGGTCTATAATTTGGTCTTCAGGAGGAGCTCAACATTCGCGCTTTCCATCTTGGTGGGAGCCGTTGTGTTTGAGCGGATGTTCGACCAGGGCGGAGACGCGATTTTTGAACACCTGAACAAAGGGGTGAGTCAAGTCGATGTGAAAGGGCTCTGAGTTTACCTTTCACCTCAGCCAGCAATGCACACCGCAGAGCAGGCCTGACCTTTCCGTGTAGGAAGGGCAGTGTTTTCTTAACGGgtggttgtgttttttaaaatagtGCAACCATTGTCAAATTACTTATTGTTCAGATTTTAAAACAGACCCGAGACATGATGGTTTCTTCGTTATTTCGCTGAATTGTTAACCGATTAATTTAGGACGCACCGCTTCAAAATGAGAGCGAATGTTATTACTGTCAGACTTGACCTTTGCCACCGTTGTTATGGTAGATTATATCAAAGTCTTCAAAAGCAGCTCGCCCCCAATAAAATATAGTGTGATAtttggactttttttttgcagaattaCTCCCCATTCTGCTAAATCTAGTAAGTTGAACTGATATGATAACCTTGGCATATACATGTCTATAGCCACTGTATAGTAGTGTTTCGTATGCGTCTGTATGAGTTATATTGGAACATGCTTTAAAATCATCAGTATATCACCACCAgagtgtattttgttttgaatctGCTTCCTGAAAAGTGTCAACCAAAGCATACCTGGGCTGTCTGACAGAGTTGCATTGTGACAGACAAGTTACCCGAGTTGCCTCTCTCTCTGAGAATTATACTTGACAATGATAGTGATAcgattaatacaaaaataaatgaattgtttAAGTTTAAATAACCCATTAGTCAGTACTGTGTgtcgttattgtttattttttattttttagaaacttTGGAAGCACATTAAACACAACTATGAGAGTCACGATAAAGAGTAACGTGGCGGTTTGCTGGTGTGATGACTCCATTCCCTGCTGTGTTTGTTGGGGCTCCACTGACAGGCATGAGCAGTCGAAGACATCAATGTTTCACTGGATCTTGAAGACCCCAGAAATTCAATCTTTTGGGACTGGTGCTGCGTTTGATTTTCTGCCTCTCTGAGTCTTCTCCAGGCATTCAGAACACCGCTAATCAAAGTGCTGGCCTTCAGTCTGTTTCATCTGTTCTGTTTAATCTGTCAATTGTATTGTAAATCTTGAGTAGATGCTGTTAATAAATTCATTTAAACCatgttattttaacttttttgcCATAGTTTGCTCTTTTGCCATTTAATTAAAGAGCTGTTTAAGATATGTACGCTGTGGCAAACAACTAAGGGATGCTCAGAGATATGAATATTAAGCATTTGTATGCAGGTACAAGTAATTAAAATTAACAAGTATAAGTAATTATTGTCAGTGGTTATCACACTCCATATTAATAAAACTTTAGACTGATGTTGGATATTAAAATATTACCATCATCTGACATCCTTTGCATTCAAATTACGCTAGTGGTCTCGGCATTATTTCAATATAGGATTTGTAGCTTTTAGTATTCAGCAAGGGAATGTAAGATAgtcttttgaaaatatttttattcATGAATATTGATCTGTCCAACATTAATGAAAAACTACATTGTAATCATCAATACCAATGAACTGTTCATTTAGCTAGTGTAAGATTCCATCTTTTGGTGTAGAACCAGTCATGTTCACTCTGCTGCAGGTTCTTTTGTCCAGTTACTTTTCAAAAAAACTACTTGTGGATGTAAGTATTGATGGGACTTGTTGCTTAGGACTGATTAAGGCATTAGCTGAAAGAGTTGTCTACTTGGTTTAGGTCTTTAAAAGTGTTACCTCTGCTAAAGAGCTAGCTCTGTGATAGAGTGAATTGAGCTAACCATTCATCATACACAGTATTGTTCAGCTCCTGGGGGATAGCCCGTTTTTACCAATACATGCAACAAAAGGCTAAATAAACCTCTCAATAAACATGAATATTTCTGGTCCAGGGGAATTTGCTTCTGCCTGGTGGGATGGGGACCACCTGGTTGATGTCTAGGGTTTTGTCCGTGTCTTCGAATTGACTGAGGTGGAACTGCAGGGTAAGTTTCCGGGTCATCACCCTGAGTGCAAGGAAAGCTGCAAGCACCTCAGAAAGGAGGAAGAGCAGGTAGATGACGTGGACAGCCCTCTCCAGTGGAAGGATGATGATAGCCTCGTCCGTCAGGAAGAACAGGAGAATGGGGAGCTGGAACAGGAAGGTGAGGAGCCAGAATCCAGCTAGCTCTGGAACCTGAGAAGATGAGATGAGTTGAGGACGGGAATATTATTCTGATCTCAGATCGTATTGGAAGCCAAATACCTTCAACAACCAATATTGCGATATGCTCTGGAACATGGTGGTGGCCATTGTAGGCCATATTTATGCAGCTATAACCTAGTGGATTCTAATCTCTGATGCAATCACAGTTAAGCAGGTTAtaacaaatattttataaatcttTGTATATCAAGAGATCCTAAGTAAAGCCACACATTCAAATATTACCTTTTCCTTCAAGTTCCCTACATAACCAAGGTAGAGTCTCAGGCCCTCCGTAAGAGTGATGATGACCATCCCAATGACCAGGAGAGATTGGTAGTAGCCTGGTAACAAGCAGTACTGCAAAAGAGAAAGATACTGGTGTGGACATTTCAGTCTTGGCTCTGTGTTTGTGACAATACGACTATACGAGTTATTAAAGCCTTCAACATGCAGTACACGTACGAAAGGTATTTAGAACTGTGGCTCAGTGAATTATAGATCATGAAGAAAGCTCAATCTGCGCATGGTCTGAATAATGATCCAGACACACAGGTGTCTGTAACCGAAACTATTGCTTATGAGAATTAAGGCATCTTTGCATACCTTTAACTCCAGCATAAGAACTTCGGAAATCCACCAGAAAGGAAAATAGTAGGTATTGAAGTAGAGCAGCATCTGCAGAGGTAGGTGGGACACCATTTCATGTGCTGAAAACAAGAAGAGTAAACCGAATAATAACACACTCAGACAACACTCCTTATTTGAGTTATTTAAAAAGATTTCTCAACGTTATTTACTACTGTAAGTTTTGGAAATTCACCCCAAGCTCAACGGTTTTGCCATTTTCACAAAAGAAAAAGCTAGGATACCAAGGAAAGTCAGCCAGGCCTCCTGTCTGGTGTGTGTTCTGGGAGATAGCGCTGCTGTTTATAAAGCAGGTGATGTGATTTACCTGCTTTGCTGCCCTGCCCGTCTCCACTGTCCCTGGTCCTGTTGTTagtgaagagggagctgctgtaGTGAGCCAGGCCCAGGCGGAGGTTCTGAGGGATGGGTGTGTACAGCACAGGCATCGCGGGCTCTCATTGAAGACACTGACTCTGAGAGACCATGCAACCTGCAGCCTGTCTGCTCCTGAGCAGCAGGATCAGCCTTGTGAGCCCTGCTGCTAATCTGATTAGTAAAAAGAAGGCAGTCTGACGAGAGATTAGCCGTCCTCCAAACAAACAGGGCGTGgtgtagatatatagatagatatggtCGATTGTCTCTATAACCCCAATTATTTAATGGTAcagaaacaggtttaaaatgggGAAGCTCAATGTGATGCTGGTGTGTGcgtctttaaaaattaaaagtatattttgatGGTAGTATGGCAGCTAATATTGACCATGCAGTTGGCCTAAAGGTATCTGTCATTAGTTTAGTCAGCAGTTTGCACAATGTACGATGCTGGTATAATATAGACAACTGTCCCAAAATCACTGGAAGTACCCAAACTCTAATTGGTATTGTGGTAATGATTCATATGCAGCTCACTATGTAATTGTTCCCCTGAAAAACTATGCCTTTCCATTTCTTTGAAATACACATTTCAACTAATGATAAAAACACAGAAACCATGtcaaaagtttttttattttttattaataaaacacttGCTCCAATTTGGTTTACAtcatcatgattattattattattttttgcgtCTAACAATGAATGTATTCATCATTTTTTCTCACTACGGGAAGCTTATCCTCAGCCTGAGACCAGGCACGGTGCTGCCTTTCGATCCCCAACCTCATTCTTGCTTCCTGCAGCAATACTCAAGATGAACACTAGGTGCTCTCAGAGTTCATCTCTAGGAGCTTTCAGAGGGAGATGCTGGAACTCCTTGGGGACCTCTTCACCTTTCTGTGACCTTTTGTAGAACCCCAGAGATTCCAGGAGAGCACTGATCTCATCCGCTGTCATATCCTCAACTAGAACAGTCTGGAACAATAAGAGAACTCTTTATCAAGAACACAAAGGCACTTTTTTATTGATTCAGAAACACGTATTGGAGCTCTTACTGTTTTACTGCACCGTAGTTAAGCTGACTGTGTGTGCTTACCTTCACAGCCTCCTCTTTCCCATTGTAAAAGATGAGCTGGGGCTCCTTTTCCTCCCCGGAGTCATATTCCAGGTTATGGCTAACGCAGGCTTGTTAAGGTAAAGTATGGATGTTCTTAAATAACTTTACAGCTTATAATCGTGACAGCTGTGGCTTTaaggaataaggatactataatgtcacgcttcatcaggaataaggatactataatgccatgcgcttcatcaggaataaggatactataatgccacgcgcttcatcaggaataaggatactataatgccacgcttcatcaggaataaggatactataatgccatgcgcttcatcaggaataaggaaACTATAATGCCATGcgcttcatcaggaataaggatactataatgccacacgctccatcaggaataaggatactataatgccacgcgcttcatcaggaataaggatactataatgccacgctccatcaggaataaggatactataatgccacgcttcatcaggaataaggatactataatgccacacgcttcatcaggaataaggatactataatgccacgcgcttcatcaggaataaggatactataatgccacgcttcatcaggaataaggatactataatgccacgcttcatcaggaataaggatactataatgccatgcgcttcatcaggaataaggatactataatgccacgcgctccatcaggaataaggatactataatgccacgcgcttcatcaggaataaggatactataatgccacgcttcatcaggaataaggatactataatgccacgcacttcatcaggaataaggatactataatgccatgcgcttcatcaggaataaggatactataatgccacgcgctccatcaggaataaggatactataatgccacacgcttcatcaggaataaggatactataatgccatgcttcatcaggaataaggatactataatgccacgtgcttcatcaggaataaggatactataatgccacgcttcatcaggaataaggatactataatgccacgcttcatcaggaataaggatactataatgccacacgcttcatcaggaataaggatactataatgccacgcttcatcaggaataaggatactataatgccacgcacttcatcaggaataaggataccCTAATGCcacgcttcatcaggaataaggatactataatgccacgcgctccatcaggaataaggatactataatgccacgtgcttcatcaggaataaggatactataatgtCACGCTCCATCAGGAATAAAGATACTATAATGCCAcacgcttcatcaggaataaggatactataatgccacacttcatcaggaataaggatactataatgccacgcttcatcaggaataaggatactataatgccacacgctccatcaggaataaggatactataatgccacacgcttcatcaggaataaggatactataatgtcacacttcatcaggaataaggatactataatgccacgTGCTccatcaggaataaggatactataatgccacacgcttcatcaggaataaggatactataatgtcacacttcatcaggaataaggatactataatgccacgcttcatcaggaataaggatactataatgccacgcttcatcaggaataaggatactataatgccacacgcttcatcaggaataaggatactataatgccacgcgctccatcaggaataaggatactataatgccacacgcttcatcaggaataaggatactataatgccacacgcttcatcaggaataaggatactataatgccacacgcttcatcaggaataaggatactataatgccacacgcttcatcaggaataaggatactataatgtcacgcttcatcaggaataaggatactataatgccacgcttcatcaggaataaggatactataatgccacgcgctccatcaggaataaggatactataatgccacgcttcatcaggaataaggatactataatgccacgcttcatcaggaataaggatactataatgccacgcgctccatcaggaataaggatactataatgccacacgcttcatcaggaataaggatactataatgccacgcgctccatcaggaataaggatactataatgccacacgcttcatcaggaataaggatactataatgtcacgcttcatcaggaataaggatactataatgtcacgcttcatcaggaataaggatactataatgccacgcttcatcaggaataaggatactataatgccacgCGCTCCATCAGGAATAGCTGAAGCTCAGGCATTTTCTTGATTGATCATCCAACCACACTGGGAGCCTGGTAAATAACAGAAACAACATATTACATTACTGTCCAGCCACACTGTATACAGATTGATAAGAGAGAAGCTTTTACTCACAAGCAGCTTTCCTCTGGCTATTTCCAGCACTTCTTCAGCATCTCCCTCTGAACTGTTATCGGCTGCGCTGTCTTGAACAGGTAAAGCCAGCAAACACAACAGTATGGTCCACATCATCTTTACACGCACCTGCTGGACCCAACTGAAATtcaaaaacattaacatttaagCATTATGATAGATATGGACTAAACCAATATAGGTGGGGGGAGTAAATATGAATTTTACGAAGAGGAGgtagaaatatattttatagtGTAGCGAGAAATAAACTGGaagagaataaaaaacaaaatcgtTTGCAGATAGTAGCAAAAAtgtaactgttgttttttttttgccatttttttattttctgagccCCTCCAGCTCCATTACTATAGTTTACTCCAACCACTTCTGATGTCCTTCATAACACGTGTATCCTTATCTATTTTCCTTAGGCAACATGCCAGGCTGTCTAATGGAATGTTAAATTGCTGATAACCTGCAACACACCAGCTTTAAGGCATATGTTCTTAATACAGAGCCTTGTAGTAAGAGTCCTTCTATACTCTGTGTTCGTGGCAGAGCGTTgccttttcattttttacatttgaaaaactttaaggattgtttttttaaaaaaaaaagtttaagtgcGTTTAAAAACTTTCACTTAGTTTAAACAGTGTTTTGACAAATGAGAATAATTTAATGAACCCTCTCAAAAACAGCTGCATTTAAATAATCAAACTAGTCCTTATAaggtttgtgaatagggcctcAAAAGTGTACTGCAGTATACTGTGCTAACCTAAGTAAAAAGCTGTGCATAACGCAACCCAATAGAACCGAACTGCACTGGAACTTGAATTTTTAACATCTGCAATGTACGGCAGCTACCTGAAACTAGCACCAGGGGGAGGACATATCACTTGGGGTTGCAGCCAATATGAACTTTGACCTTACCAAACTTGAAAATAAGAATGCCAGATGAACCAGCTTACTTATTTGACTGTCTTCTGCTTAGATAATAACATTTAGGTGTGTGTCGATTTAACACAGCTTTCTTAAACCATCAACACAATTTGAATACATTAAATAGTTACTAAAATGAGTCAGTCAGTCTCTTTCTTAAACTTGTAATCTTCCCTCTGTAGAGTTGTATCTCAGCCTCTAGGTGGCAGTGTTATGTTTACAGAGTGACTGTTGTTCAATCTTGTAAAACCTGTTATTGCAGTACGGGCTGCTAGCACTGGCCATTTACTTTACTAACGCTCCAGCACTACAGTCGGGTACGAATCTGAGGATTGACCATGTTTTTACAATATTGTGTCTCTAAACAACAttcatttccttttaaaatggTGAATGCAGCTTTCAGTCCCCTCTACCCCCGCCCCTCCCGATGGTTAGCTGTGTATCCGTTTTCAAAAGGTCAAGCCTCCTGTGTAAACAGATCcagtttttaagtgtttttttttttctttttaaatctgggaaataaaaaaaacatgccataATTACTATATGTGCTTTGGCTTCACTCCTCGTGCTTTGAGTGACTTTACTGCGGAGATCAACAATGGATCCAGGAATGCAGCTCTGCCTTTTCAAATAAGCCCTGATAGTTTCTTTACAGGCCAAGCACAGCTACCGGATGACAGGTGCTCCAGAGCCTCGCTTCTCAGGGTCACAGCCAGTTTGTACTATACTGTAGAACGGTAAGACCCGGAGTGAGCCGCTGTGAAACCTACATGTGGTTAGCAAAGATAAAGCCCACTTTACCAGGTCACTATTCTCCAAGAGGGTCACATATGGAGCATTTCTcagctacccttataaaagttacccATAATAAAAACTagtaatgtgtaataaagcatggtgtaagcatggtaaagcacagagaggaatgggAAAGCATATTAATTAAGATaagacaaaccagggtaaactatggtaaatgcacagtacaaccatgag contains the following coding sequences:
- the LOC117426509 gene encoding zinc finger matrin-type protein 5-like, producing MGKRYLCDYCDRSFQDNMHNRKKHLNGVQHHRAKKAWFDLFRDAALILADEQAKKPCRKFLQTGQCVFGMNCRFSHLTEEDMERLQEQVEEERRAREDPSEARKSTERSIEDWLARREKRSEATDSSSILQVEGAESSFGSELPAQFMSFPDLPASLLPPPPGGWKDVPVTEWG
- the LOC117963215 gene encoding cytochrome b-c1 complex subunit 9-like; the protein is MAFGRQVYNLVFRRSSTFALSILVGAVVFERMFDQGGDAIFEHLNKGKLWKHIKHNYESHDKE
- the LOC117963082 gene encoding transmembrane protein 17A-like; its protein translation is MPVLYTPIPQNLRLGLAHYSSSLFTNNRTRDSGDGQGSKAAHEMVSHLPLQMLLYFNTYYFPFWWISEVLMLELKYCLLPGYYQSLLVIGMVIITLTEGLRLYLGYVGNLKEKVPELAGFWLLTFLFQLPILLFFLTDEAIIILPLERAVHVIYLLFLLSEVLAAFLALRVMTRKLTLQFHLSQFEDTDKTLDINQVVPIPPGRSKFPWTRNIHVY